A single region of the Calderihabitans maritimus genome encodes:
- a CDS encoding IS607 family transposase, whose amino-acid sequence MKLSEWARKQGISYKTAWKWYKEGKLPVPAYQTPTGTILVKVGEEKEGGKTAVYARVSSADQRADLDRQVARLLEFANSQGMAVAKTVTEIGSGLNGRRRKLMRLLSDPEVTTIIVEHRDRLAR is encoded by the coding sequence ATGAAACTCAGTGAATGGGCAAGAAAACAAGGAATCAGTTACAAGACCGCGTGGAAATGGTACAAAGAGGGGAAGCTACCTGTTCCGGCCTACCAAACACCAACGGGTACAATACTGGTTAAGGTCGGCGAAGAAAAGGAGGGAGGAAAAACGGCTGTATACGCCAGAGTATCCAGCGCTGACCAGAGAGCGGACTTAGACCGGCAGGTAGCCAGGCTTCTGGAATTTGCGAACAGCCAGGGTATGGCGGTAGCCAAGACGGTAACCGAAATAGGCTCCGGGCTGAACGGGCGCAGAAGGAAACTCATGCGTCTTTTATCCGACCCGGAAGTTACGACCATAATAGTCGAACACCGTGATAGATTAGCCCG